In Anseongella ginsenosidimutans, one genomic interval encodes:
- a CDS encoding dicarboxylate/amino acid:cation symporter: MPKLKKPALHTRILLGMIIGILAGVIVKQTISDQETIDTIVKWVEPIGQIFLRLIFMTVIPLILSALVLGIAEIGDLKRVGRIGLRLLAYSLIVSSISVFIGIAMVNLFEPGNSLTPETRDYLTQEFLDDSQTAAKNAAYAQERTVGDVLTNIVPKNPLEDMTRAFDSTYMGGGLLAVMFFALIFGIAMASVDPVKTAPVKAFFEGLYEIVIKIIGYAMRLAPYGVAALLFNLTVNVGASFLLVLLKYVLIVLAALAIHQFVTYSVILKFFAGRSPLKFFNKTGEVMITAFSTSSSNATLPTAIAVSIEKLKIPKPIANFVLTIGSTANQNGTALFEGITVLFLAQCFNVDLSLTSQITVVFLCILAGIGTAGVPGGSLPVIVTILVSIGVPGEAIGLIYGVDRILDMSRTVLNVTGDITAAAYIQKVEEKAGQGSLELPG; the protein is encoded by the coding sequence ATGCCCAAACTAAAGAAACCTGCTTTACACACCCGTATCCTGCTGGGAATGATCATCGGCATCCTGGCGGGAGTCATTGTCAAACAAACAATTTCAGATCAGGAAACCATCGACACCATTGTAAAATGGGTGGAGCCCATTGGCCAGATCTTCCTCCGGCTGATCTTCATGACCGTAATTCCCCTGATATTATCGGCCCTGGTACTTGGGATTGCCGAAATAGGCGACCTCAAGCGGGTTGGCCGCATCGGACTGCGTCTGCTGGCCTATAGCTTAATAGTCAGCTCCATTTCCGTGTTCATCGGGATTGCCATGGTTAACCTGTTTGAACCAGGCAACAGCCTTACCCCGGAAACCCGCGATTATCTTACCCAGGAATTCCTGGACGACTCCCAAACTGCCGCCAAAAACGCTGCTTATGCCCAGGAACGCACCGTAGGCGATGTATTGACCAATATTGTTCCCAAAAATCCGCTGGAAGACATGACCCGCGCTTTTGATTCCACTTATATGGGAGGCGGTTTGCTTGCAGTGATGTTCTTTGCCCTGATCTTCGGCATCGCGATGGCTTCGGTAGATCCTGTAAAGACAGCTCCCGTAAAAGCTTTTTTTGAAGGTTTGTATGAAATTGTCATCAAGATCATCGGGTATGCCATGCGCCTGGCGCCCTACGGGGTCGCAGCGCTTCTTTTTAACCTTACTGTGAATGTCGGCGCCTCCTTTCTCCTGGTTTTATTGAAATATGTCCTTATCGTTCTGGCTGCCCTGGCCATTCACCAGTTTGTTACCTATTCGGTGATCCTCAAATTTTTTGCGGGCCGCAGTCCTCTGAAATTCTTTAACAAGACCGGAGAGGTAATGATCACCGCCTTCTCCACCAGTTCCAGCAATGCCACGCTGCCAACCGCTATTGCCGTAAGTATTGAAAAGTTGAAGATCCCCAAACCGATCGCTAACTTTGTACTGACCATAGGAAGTACGGCCAACCAGAATGGCACAGCCTTGTTTGAAGGGATCACGGTTCTCTTCCTTGCCCAGTGCTTTAATGTAGATCTTAGCCTTACATCCCAGATCACGGTGGTTTTCCTGTGTATTTTAGCCGGCATTGGCACGGCAGGCGTTCCAGGCGGCTCCCTGCCGGTCATTGTCACGATATTGGTATCCATCGGCGTACCGGGAGAAGCGATCGGGCTTATTTACGGCGTAGATCGAATCCTGGACATGTCCCGGACGGTACTGAACGTCACAGGTGACATTACGGCGGCCGCTTATATCCAAAAGGTCGAAGAGAAAGCAGGACAGGGATCACTGGAGCTGCCCGGTTAA
- a CDS encoding hydroxymethylglutaryl-CoA lyase, with product MQGIGTFIPTAVKARYLNQLLEVGFDTLDFGSYVSPAAIPQMRDTAAVLRLLRTADSPTRLLAIVANERGAREAVPQEQISFLGFPLSVSETFQERNTNSSIRVSMERVESILELCLAKKKSLVIYLSMGFGNPYGDPWSPELVLEQAEKIISMGITTISLADTVGVATPESIRQLFSLLVPAFPDVEWGAHLHTGPHNWKEKIEAAWDCGCRRFDGTLKGYGGCPMAADTLTGNMATENILQFARENDISTWLHEPALRKALTTAVEIFS from the coding sequence ATGCAGGGGATCGGAACTTTTATTCCCACCGCCGTCAAGGCACGCTACCTGAATCAACTGCTGGAAGTTGGTTTTGACACGCTCGATTTCGGCAGTTATGTTTCACCGGCGGCCATCCCGCAGATGAGGGATACGGCAGCCGTACTCCGCTTGCTTCGTACCGCCGACTCTCCTACCCGCCTGCTGGCCATCGTGGCTAACGAACGCGGCGCCAGGGAGGCGGTACCCCAGGAACAGATCAGTTTTCTCGGCTTCCCGCTTTCCGTATCGGAAACCTTCCAGGAACGCAATACCAACAGCAGCATCCGGGTATCTATGGAAAGGGTGGAAAGCATCCTGGAACTATGCCTGGCCAAAAAGAAGTCACTGGTGATCTACCTCTCCATGGGATTCGGAAATCCTTACGGGGACCCCTGGAGTCCGGAACTGGTCCTTGAGCAGGCGGAAAAGATTATTTCCATGGGAATTACTACCATTTCCCTTGCTGATACCGTAGGAGTAGCTACGCCGGAAAGCATCCGTCAACTCTTCAGCTTGCTTGTTCCTGCTTTTCCGGATGTGGAATGGGGAGCCCACCTGCATACCGGCCCGCATAACTGGAAAGAGAAAATTGAAGCAGCCTGGGACTGCGGCTGCCGCCGCTTCGACGGGACGCTGAAAGGATACGGAGGCTGTCCCATGGCTGCCGATACCCTTACCGGCAACATGGCTACTGAAAACATCCTGCAGTTTGCGCGGGAAAACGACATCTCCACCTGGCTCCATGAGCCCGCGCTTCGTAAAGCTTTAACTACCGCGGTTGAAATTTTTTCCTAA
- a CDS encoding DUF3817 domain-containing protein, with protein MNTFLATALGRFRLIAIAEGISYLFLLFVAMPLKYFAGMPEVVKYGGWVHGLLFILFMFALLEVSVKRKWTIFKASRGFISSLIPFGTFVFDRELKKEAELTR; from the coding sequence ATGAATACATTTTTAGCTACTGCCCTCGGAAGGTTCCGCCTGATTGCCATTGCAGAAGGCATTTCTTATCTTTTCCTGCTGTTCGTGGCTATGCCGCTGAAGTATTTCGCCGGTATGCCAGAAGTGGTCAAATACGGCGGCTGGGTTCACGGCCTGCTTTTTATCTTGTTTATGTTTGCCCTCCTGGAAGTGAGCGTTAAAAGGAAGTGGACCATTTTTAAAGCCAGCCGCGGATTCATCTCTTCCCTGATACCCTTCGGAACCTTTGTTTTCGACCGGGAATTAAAAAAAGAAGCTGAATTAACGCGCTAA